The following proteins come from a genomic window of Lolium rigidum isolate FL_2022 chromosome 5, APGP_CSIRO_Lrig_0.1, whole genome shotgun sequence:
- the LOC124655497 gene encoding uncharacterized protein LOC124655497: MGNCQAAEAAAAVVQHPGGRVERLYWATSAAEVMRANPGHYVALVTLRVAEERHENADGTGARRTVRLTRLKLLKPKETLLLGHVYRLITSHEVTKAVQARKEEKMTKARQQLEQLESSLSRQSKARPTADDVEDDDDDEASLDASLEQLARQDGGPCAHRSSGARHQQWRPSLHSIDEAAS; encoded by the exons ATGGGGAATTgccaggcggcggaggcggcggcggcggtggtccagCACCCCGGCGGGCGCGTGGAGCGGCTGTACTGGGCCACCAGCGCGGCGGAGGTGATGCGCGCCAACCCGGGCCACTACGTCGCGCTCGTCACGCTCCGGGTCGCCGAGGAGCGCCACGAGAACGCCGACGGCACCGGCGCGCGGCGCACCGTGCGCCTCACCCGCCTGAAGCTCCTCAAGCCCAAGGAGACGCTCCTCCTCGGCCACGTCTACCGACTCATCACCTCCCACG AGGTGACCAAGGCGGTCCAGGCaaggaaggaggagaagatgACCAAGGCGCGGCAGCAGCTCGAGCAGCTCGAGTCGTCGTTGTCGAGGCAGAGCAAGGCCCGGCCGACGGCGGACGAcgtcgaggacgatgacgacgacgaggcgagcttgGACGCGAGTCTCGAGCAG TTGGCACGGCAAGACGGCGGCCCCTGCGCCCACCGGAGCTCCGGCGCCCGGCACCAGCAGTGGCGGCCCTCGCTGCACAGCATCGACGAGGCCGCGAGCTGA